The Anaeromusa acidaminophila DSM 3853 genome contains the following window.
ATGGACTTCAGCAAATTTCCAGTAGATTTCGCCTATACCATCGATTGCTGCGAGCTCGGCGAAGTAGTGTACGAGACCTTTAACGCCGGCAGCGCTGCAGTTACCATTCATGGCGTAAGCGCTCATCCCATGAGCGCTAAAGGCGTACTCGTCAACCCAACGCTGCTGGCCGTCGACTTCATCAACATGTTCGACCGCAAAGAGACGCCAGAATGCACGGAAGGGAAAGAAGGCTATATTTGGTGCCAAGCCGTCCAGTCCAATCAATCCACCGCTAAAGTAGAGTTAAATATCCGCGATCATTATAAAGAAAAATACGAAGCGCGTAAGCAGCTTGTTTTGGAAAATGTCCAAAAGCTGCAGGCGGGAAACCCTCGCGCTAAAATTGAATGCGCAATACAGGATGTGTATGGAAATATCGCTGACGCGGTGACAGACCAAAACCGCATTGCCATTGATTATCTTTATACGGCGATGAAGCAGTTGCAAATCACGCCGAAAACAATTGCTATGCGCGGAGGCACAGACGGCTCATTCATTTCTACCAAAGGGATTTTGACTCCTAATTACTTTACCGGAGGGCACAACTTTCACTCCCGTTTTGAGTTTTTGCCGATTCCCTCGTTAGAAAAATCCTATCAAATGACGATGACGCTTATTGATCTGATCTATAAAGGATAAAACGTATAAGAATAATACGGAAATACCAAATTCTTGCAAACTTATTTGCCGTTTGCAGGGGTTTGGTATTTTTGATTTCTGTCCAATTTCAGCGACTCAAGTTAACAAAAAGAACCAAATGAACAAAATGAGCTAAAAGATTGTGCTTTTCTGAAAATTCCATTACGTTAATATCAGTATATAAAAAACAAAAAGAGAGGGCGCTTTATTGAGGGGGGATTTTTTATTTGCTATAAAAGCGAAGTGGTTTATGCGTTTTTCAATAACATTTGCAGGACTATATTATTAAAGGGGGAGCAAGGATTATGGACACTACTCTTTTAGCTGCGATAGGCTTTGGAATGATTGCTGTAATCGTTTATATGCTGCTGCAGTCAAAAGTTACTCCAACGCCTATTTTTGTCGCCACTCCGCTGGTAGCCGCCTTAATAGCCGGTTTTGGAATTGATAATATCGCCCAATTTGCCCAAAAAGGTATAATGACTACAGCAAGCGTTGCTATTTTATTTATATTTTCTATTACTTTTTTTGGCGTGTTGATGGATGCAGGATTATTTGACCCTTTTGTCAATTTTTTAGTTAGAAAAGCAGGAAACAATGTTATTGCGGTGACTGTAGCCACTTCTCTTATCGCCACAGTGGCCCATCTGGATGGCTCGTTGGCTGTAACGCTGCTAA
Protein-coding sequences here:
- the pepT gene encoding peptidase T → MTNNQAELIERFHRYVAVPSQSLSNGGTQIPSSEGQWNLAKLLKQECAKLGLVDVHLSDQCVLTGKLPANLPNSCSRKIPSVGFIAHLDTVDVCLSPEIHPQIVKNYDGKDIVLNKDQLIVMTTKEHPELLKYVGQDLIVTDGTSVLGADNKAAIANIMTALSSLSADPSMYHGDIYIAFVPDEECGLYGSKSMDFSKFPVDFAYTIDCCELGEVVYETFNAGSAAVTIHGVSAHPMSAKGVLVNPTLLAVDFINMFDRKETPECTEGKEGYIWCQAVQSNQSTAKVELNIRDHYKEKYEARKQLVLENVQKLQAGNPRAKIECAIQDVYGNIADAVTDQNRIAIDYLYTAMKQLQITPKTIAMRGGTDGSFISTKGILTPNYFTGGHNFHSRFEFLPIPSLEKSYQMTMTLIDLIYKG